The following proteins are co-located in the Candidatus Poribacteria bacterium genome:
- a CDS encoding HNH endonuclease gives MPSESIPAALRRRVRERANGLCEYCQSSDSVSNASFHCDHILPRNAGGKTELANLAWACPWCNTHKHTKTHARDPQTGQQSPLFNPRTKRWKRHFMWSENLLYIIGRTLSGRATIDALNMNRPEHVNRRRLLQFASGQPST, from the coding sequence ATGCCTTCTGAGTCCATTCCTGCTGCCCTGCGTCGCCGTGTACGAGAGCGTGCAAACGGGCTTTGTGAGTACTGCCAATCATCTGACAGCGTCAGTAATGCATCCTTTCACTGTGATCACATCCTCCCACGAAATGCCGGCGGAAAAACCGAATTAGCCAATTTGGCATGGGCGTGTCCATGGTGCAACACACATAAGCACACTAAAACACATGCCCGCGACCCACAAACCGGTCAACAAAGTCCACTTTTTAATCCGAGAACTAAACGGTGGAAACGACACTTTATGTGGAGTGAAAATCTTCTCTATATTATCGGACGCACACTGTCAGGCAGAGCAACAATTGATGCTTTGAATATGAATCGTCCTGAACATGTTAACAGAAGAAGATTGTTACAATTCGCGAGTGGGCAGCCATCTACGTAG
- a CDS encoding phytanoyl-CoA dioxygenase family protein — protein sequence MTPKQRYLFDVTGYLHLENVITGDALAEASEAVDRYITTPPDALPPGFEIQGLHQHGFAFDKSLERLTVHKALWPIIKELTDNQPRFARGSLKHDRHDLWEAGERAKVNPGGLHCARDDYGWYSTRYEAGDGRIYCDNFVCFPYFTEVYPGDGGLIVIPGSHKSEFDRPKELLTLNEEDGIDPIDDPVFVNITPKAGDIVIISELLTHGVLRWKPKDRDRRFLVLRYFPQYTGKHNFPEPILNRLSPETLELVESAGYGHIKEIVKQDEVTLTV from the coding sequence ATGACACCGAAACAGCGTTATTTGTTTGATGTAACCGGATACCTTCACTTGGAAAATGTTATCACCGGCGATGCGTTAGCAGAGGCTTCTGAGGCGGTTGATAGATATATCACGACCCCTCCCGATGCATTGCCTCCGGGCTTTGAGATACAAGGACTCCATCAGCACGGGTTCGCCTTCGATAAATCGCTTGAACGTTTAACGGTGCATAAGGCTCTATGGCCGATTATCAAAGAGTTAACGGACAACCAGCCACGGTTTGCCAGGGGTTCCTTGAAGCATGACAGACACGATTTGTGGGAAGCCGGAGAGCGGGCAAAAGTGAATCCGGGCGGACTGCACTGTGCGCGTGATGATTACGGGTGGTATAGCACGCGTTACGAGGCTGGCGACGGGCGTATCTACTGCGATAACTTCGTCTGTTTTCCCTATTTTACGGAGGTCTATCCGGGGGATGGTGGCCTCATCGTAATCCCAGGTTCGCATAAGAGTGAGTTTGATCGACCAAAAGAACTGCTGACACTTAACGAAGAAGATGGCATTGACCCAATTGATGATCCCGTATTCGTCAATATTACACCGAAAGCAGGCGACATTGTGATTATTTCGGAGTTGCTAACGCATGGTGTGTTGCGCTGGAAACCGAAAGATCGAGATCGCCGGTTTCTCGTTTTACGGTATTTCCCACAGTACACCGGTAAGCATAATTTTCCGGAGCCTATTCTGAACAGATTATCCCCAGAGACGTTGGAATTGGTAGAATCCGCGGGATATGGACACATCAAAGAGATTGTGAAGCAGGATGAGGTTACGCTGACAGTGTGA
- a CDS encoding DUF3179 domain-containing protein, which translates to MYSRELDGKTYTFGVSGKLWRDALLMYDHQTRSLWSHITGEAIRGPLKGKQLKPLASMPQIAWKAWQLNYPKTEVLSVPTRVGMRENQSQDVYADYHASQRAGVSGMEYTDDRLPNKSLVIGVQIQAEEGNTQFRAYPLTHFTKTAVINDTLGEVPLLIFHDKTSFATAVFNRSVAGEARTFSHQDRYFVTDNTGTPWNLVTGEAVSGKDKGNRLERLPAVNIYWFAWARYYPETSIYR; encoded by the coding sequence GTGTATAGCCGGGAACTTGACGGGAAGACCTATACGTTTGGTGTTAGCGGTAAATTGTGGAGAGATGCCCTGTTAATGTATGACCATCAGACCCGTTCCCTCTGGTCGCATATCACTGGGGAAGCGATACGAGGACCGCTCAAAGGTAAACAGTTGAAGCCACTCGCCTCTATGCCACAGATAGCGTGGAAGGCATGGCAACTTAATTATCCAAAAACAGAGGTTTTGTCCGTACCTACCAGAGTTGGAATGCGTGAGAACCAGAGTCAAGATGTCTATGCAGATTATCACGCCAGCCAGCGCGCAGGTGTCAGCGGGATGGAGTACACCGATGACAGGTTACCTAACAAGTCTCTCGTCATCGGCGTTCAGATCCAGGCTGAGGAGGGTAACACGCAATTTCGCGCGTATCCATTGACACATTTTACGAAAACTGCTGTTATCAACGATACACTCGGTGAGGTGCCGCTACTCATCTTTCACGATAAAACGTCGTTCGCAACGGCGGTCTTTAATCGGAGCGTAGCGGGGGAGGCGCGGACCTTTAGTCACCAAGATAGGTACTTTGTAACGGACAATACCGGGACGCCTTGGAATCTCGTTACCGGCGAAGCAGTATCGGGTAAAGATAAAGGCAACCGTTTAGAGCGGCTGCCTGCTGTCAATATCTATTGGTTCGCATGGGCGCGCTACTATCCTGAAACCTCGATATACCGGTAA
- a CDS encoding phytanoyl-CoA dioxygenase family protein — translation MHTIHSTLTEAEKWYFDLHGFLVLRNVIPKDEIEEMLKVIQHWLTIDEVDIPPPLDRGLQEPCKTHIGHIQYGHRLFEDLAMNPDIMRVVAGLTMNAPRLFHCNFTMMTKHDAPQHFHRDDSGFKYDYQAAAGHIYCSHIATWVALVDVPPGTGFCLVPGSHKSLFQTPENLPVKHDPPTSITLPMEAGDVAIFSTNLLHDASPWTEDYPRMNIFQRYQLSAYFNETGKGGYPLDEYRDKISDAQYE, via the coding sequence ATGCATACCATCCATTCCACTTTGACGGAAGCGGAGAAGTGGTATTTCGATTTACACGGGTTCCTCGTTTTACGGAACGTTATCCCAAAAGACGAAATTGAAGAGATGCTAAAGGTGATTCAACATTGGTTGACAATTGACGAAGTTGACATTCCACCGCCGCTCGATCGCGGGCTACAGGAGCCTTGTAAGACACACATCGGACATATCCAGTATGGGCATCGTCTTTTTGAAGACCTTGCGATGAATCCTGACATTATGCGGGTTGTGGCGGGATTGACTATGAACGCCCCACGGCTGTTTCACTGCAATTTCACGATGATGACGAAGCACGATGCTCCCCAACATTTTCATCGTGACGACAGCGGGTTCAAATACGATTACCAAGCCGCCGCTGGACATATCTATTGCAGCCACATTGCGACATGGGTCGCACTCGTGGATGTCCCACCCGGAACTGGCTTTTGCCTTGTCCCCGGCAGTCATAAATCTCTGTTTCAGACCCCCGAGAATCTGCCTGTGAAACACGATCCACCGACCTCAATTACACTCCCGATGGAGGCAGGCGACGTAGCGATCTTCTCGACGAATCTGCTCCACGATGCGAGTCCGTGGACAGAGGATTACCCACGGATGAACATCTTCCAACGTTACCAACTGAGTGCTTATTTCAATGAGACTGGAAAAGGTGGATACCCACTTGACGAATATCGCGATAAAATCTCGGATGCCCAATACGAATAA
- a CDS encoding phytanoyl-CoA dioxygenase family protein, translating into MMEQLGKFNKDLGRPLATAPADLTRTNADGKAVVPLTQEQKYLFDKNGWLLVPGVLTESEIEEIRDFCYRLKHDPETIPQHHRSTYGGPLEKLTDHPVVVAFGNEFLATPYLASDTCYGFRMEMSFLALRATTDEPPFTFHAHNGNGLWRMPGDCHQYSCLPGQAYSGLTRVVWELNPVEKDDGGTMFITGSHKAAYTAPEGAHTQDWEFWDTYSCPAGSVIMFTEAITHSGQPWQNPDTDRVAVFNAYNSVDKRWSLSKPPQALLDEMPPKRQTLFRDAYVKGNVTGTKFDMAL; encoded by the coding sequence ATGATGGAACAGTTAGGTAAATTTAACAAAGACTTAGGCAGGCCCTTGGCAACAGCACCGGCTGATCTTACGCGAACAAATGCTGATGGTAAAGCGGTTGTTCCTTTAACACAAGAACAGAAATACCTGTTTGACAAAAACGGATGGCTTTTGGTGCCGGGCGTACTAACGGAATCAGAGATCGAAGAGATACGTGATTTCTGTTACCGCCTAAAGCACGACCCTGAAACGATTCCTCAACACCATCGTTCAACCTACGGTGGTCCCTTGGAAAAATTGACAGATCATCCGGTGGTCGTGGCATTCGGAAACGAATTTCTCGCGACCCCCTATCTCGCATCGGACACCTGTTATGGATTCCGCATGGAAATGAGTTTTTTGGCATTGCGCGCTACAACGGATGAGCCACCTTTCACATTCCATGCCCACAACGGCAACGGTTTGTGGAGAATGCCAGGAGATTGCCATCAATATTCTTGTCTTCCGGGTCAGGCGTATAGCGGTTTGACGCGCGTCGTCTGGGAACTCAACCCCGTGGAGAAAGATGACGGCGGGACGATGTTCATTACAGGGAGCCACAAGGCAGCTTATACTGCGCCAGAGGGCGCGCATACACAAGATTGGGAGTTCTGGGATACCTACTCCTGTCCTGCTGGATCTGTCATTATGTTCACAGAAGCAATTACGCATAGTGGGCAGCCGTGGCAAAACCCTGATACCGACCGAGTGGCAGTCTTCAACGCCTATAACTCTGTGGATAAGCGATGGAGCCTCTCGAAGCCGCCACAGGCATTGCTCGATGAAATGCCGCCCAAACGCCAGACCCTCTTCCGAGATGCCTATGTAAAGGGTAACGTTACCGGAACGAAGTTTGATATGGCATTATAA
- a CDS encoding SDR family oxidoreductase, translating into MRLKGQVCIITGGGSGIGRGAALAMAQEGATVVINGRTASKLESVSAEISDAGGTAASYTLDVADYDAVEQMTADVLDKFGQIDVLVNNAGHSSQHRRLLNTPPEEMRSVIDSNLIGTFFCTKAVVPAMLAAKSGTIINISSLAAVTPGPFSGFAYGAAKAAVINFTEFLNADLRNTGIRASVVVPGEVATPILDKRPIPPDAAAREMMVDVDETSAAILLIATLPQRSNIPELVIRPTMHRNMTGEIVELDD; encoded by the coding sequence ATGCGTTTAAAAGGACAAGTCTGTATTATTACGGGTGGTGGAAGTGGTATCGGCCGCGGTGCCGCCCTCGCAATGGCACAAGAGGGTGCGACGGTTGTCATTAACGGTAGAACAGCATCGAAATTAGAATCTGTCAGTGCTGAAATTTCGGACGCGGGCGGGACAGCAGCGAGTTACACACTCGATGTGGCTGACTACGACGCTGTCGAACAGATGACTGCCGATGTGCTCGATAAATTCGGACAGATTGATGTGCTTGTGAACAACGCCGGACACAGTTCACAGCATCGACGACTCCTCAACACGCCCCCAGAGGAGATGCGTTCGGTTATTGATTCCAATCTAATCGGCACATTTTTCTGTACGAAAGCGGTTGTGCCGGCGATGCTGGCAGCGAAATCCGGGACGATTATTAACATCTCGTCGCTTGCGGCGGTCACCCCGGGTCCGTTTAGCGGTTTCGCTTACGGCGCGGCGAAGGCGGCGGTTATTAATTTCACGGAATTCCTCAACGCCGATTTACGGAACACCGGTATCCGAGCGAGCGTCGTTGTTCCGGGTGAAGTGGCAACACCGATTCTCGACAAACGTCCGATTCCACCGGATGCTGCCGCACGCGAGATGATGGTAGATGTCGACGAGACTTCAGCGGCGATTCTGCTAATCGCAACGCTACCGCAGCGGAGTAATATCCCGGAATTAGTCATTCGCCCGACGATGCACCGGAATATGACAGGTGAAATCGTCGAACTGGACGATTAA
- a CDS encoding aldo/keto reductase, with the protein MEMRTCGKSGIEISTMGIGCWSYGGGDYWGPQAQSDVTAVANAALDAGINFFDTAEGYNNGRSEEALAVALKGRRNEAVIGTKVTRPDPATIREHCEASLNRLQTDYVDIYMIHWPDDEIAIEESMAELTRLQEDGLIRAIGVSNFGVEQLTAALNTGATIAVNQLCYNLLSRAIEPELLPLCRERNVGILGYMPLLQGILTGQYKSAEEIPSVHSRFRHFRDDREQASHGEEGAEEEMFETLEAIREIAEAEQIPMARLAIAWAMARPGITCMLVGTRNINELTQNLHVIDYTPSADVIESLDTITTPLLEKMGANPDYFTGARIH; encoded by the coding sequence ATGGAGATGCGAACGTGTGGAAAATCTGGAATTGAAATCTCAACGATGGGCATTGGATGTTGGTCATACGGTGGTGGCGACTATTGGGGACCGCAGGCACAATCAGATGTTACCGCTGTTGCGAACGCGGCATTAGATGCTGGCATTAACTTTTTCGATACAGCGGAGGGATATAACAACGGACGCAGCGAAGAGGCACTCGCCGTTGCACTGAAGGGCAGGCGAAATGAGGCTGTCATCGGCACGAAGGTAACCAGACCAGATCCCGCTACGATACGTGAACACTGCGAAGCGAGTCTCAACCGGTTGCAAACGGATTATGTTGACATCTATATGATTCACTGGCCCGACGATGAGATTGCTATCGAAGAAAGCATGGCTGAACTCACACGCTTACAGGAGGATGGGCTTATCCGTGCCATCGGCGTAAGCAACTTCGGAGTGGAGCAACTCACGGCGGCTCTTAACACAGGCGCGACTATCGCCGTGAATCAACTCTGCTACAACCTACTTTCACGGGCAATAGAACCGGAATTGCTTCCACTCTGCCGAGAGCGTAACGTCGGTATTTTGGGATATATGCCACTGCTGCAGGGAATTTTGACGGGGCAGTACAAAAGCGCGGAGGAGATACCATCGGTGCATTCTCGGTTCCGCCATTTTCGAGATGACCGAGAACAGGCTTCGCACGGCGAAGAAGGTGCCGAAGAAGAAATGTTTGAGACGCTGGAGGCCATCCGGGAAATAGCAGAAGCGGAACAGATTCCAATGGCTCGGCTTGCTATTGCTTGGGCAATGGCACGCCCCGGTATCACGTGCATGCTCGTCGGCACTCGAAATATCAATGAACTGACGCAAAACTTGCACGTCATCGACTACACGCCGTCTGCTGATGTGATTGAGAGTCTTGACACAATCACCACACCACTTTTAGAAAAAATGGGTGCAAACCCGGACTACTTTACAGGAGCACGTATCCATTAG
- a CDS encoding F0F1 ATP synthase subunit epsilon, translating to MLSRSFHLEIRTPEQSVYEADVTSVSAPGVEGNFQILAGHIPFLTALEVGEIRIRESSETPQLMATSGGVFEVLRTGVTVLVETAEWASEIDIERAEQALERAQTQLTANAPDLNRPRAEAALARAQNRIKAASNL from the coding sequence ATGCTTAGTAGAAGTTTTCATCTTGAAATTCGGACACCGGAACAGTCGGTTTATGAAGCGGATGTGACGAGCGTGAGCGCGCCGGGAGTTGAAGGCAACTTTCAGATTCTTGCCGGACACATTCCGTTTCTAACCGCCTTAGAGGTTGGTGAGATCCGCATCCGTGAATCGTCTGAGACACCCCAGTTAATGGCAACGAGTGGTGGGGTCTTTGAAGTGCTCCGCACAGGTGTCACCGTTTTAGTTGAAACAGCGGAATGGGCGTCCGAAATCGACATAGAGCGTGCCGAGCAGGCACTTGAGCGTGCCCAAACCCAACTCACCGCGAACGCACCCGACCTGAACCGCCCGCGAGCAGAGGCAGCACTCGCCCGAGCACAAAACCGGATCAAAGCCGCAAGTAATTTGTAG
- a CDS encoding DUF3179 domain-containing protein has protein sequence MKNYIRILILLFFVTLCATAADYTDDAIRTLLPFDAIPAITDPQFVPASGAKLDADAPVIGVTFNDESHAYSLYLLNGHEIVNDVVGGLKIATTW, from the coding sequence ATGAAAAACTACATACGCATCCTCATACTACTATTCTTTGTTACTCTCTGCGCAACCGCAGCAGATTATACAGACGACGCAATCCGAACGCTATTACCTTTTGACGCCATCCCGGCTATCACCGATCCTCAATTTGTGCCAGCCAGCGGAGCAAAGTTAGACGCGGATGCCCCTGTCATTGGCGTAACCTTCAACGACGAAAGTCATGCCTATTCACTCTATCTGCTGAACGGACACGAAATCGTCAACGACGTTGTCGGTGGACTGAAAATCGCCACGACGTGGTGA
- a CDS encoding M42 family metallopeptidase — protein sequence MNETSIELLKSLTQADGIPGYETEVREIFRDAVADVGPIGTDRLGSIFCTRAGNAEQPRILLDSHLDEIGFVVQNVTDNGFVKFLPLGGWWAHTLLAQRVTITTKLGKVPGVVGSTPPHLLSGSRDKVLDMKDLFIDIGAESEEQAAEEFGVLPGCPIAPYGPFMPLKNSKLFSAKAFDNRVGVAIVIEALLRLDEHPNTVIGAGSVQEEVGLRGARTMAASVEPDLAIVLEGPPADDTPGLSVGSTQGKLGGGVQIRIIDSSMIVNPKLADFAIETAKRHEIPYQLGVRQSGGTDGGAIHQSGRGVPSVVLGVPSRYIHSHVSIINIDDYTAALDLTMHLASEIDASALEGFLFG from the coding sequence ATGAACGAAACATCAATTGAACTCCTCAAATCATTGACACAAGCAGATGGAATCCCCGGCTACGAAACAGAGGTACGCGAGATTTTTCGTGATGCTGTCGCTGATGTTGGTCCAATCGGGACAGACAGATTAGGAAGTATCTTTTGCACGCGCGCTGGAAATGCTGAACAACCCCGAATCTTGCTGGATTCACATTTAGACGAGATCGGTTTTGTTGTGCAAAATGTCACGGATAACGGATTCGTCAAGTTTCTACCGCTCGGCGGCTGGTGGGCACACACACTTTTAGCACAACGGGTCACGATTACAACGAAGTTAGGTAAAGTGCCGGGAGTGGTCGGCTCTACACCACCGCATTTGCTCTCAGGATCGCGTGATAAGGTCTTAGACATGAAAGACCTGTTTATCGACATAGGGGCGGAGAGCGAAGAACAGGCAGCTGAGGAGTTTGGCGTATTACCCGGATGCCCAATTGCCCCTTATGGACCCTTTATGCCGTTGAAAAATAGCAAATTGTTCTCTGCCAAAGCGTTCGACAATCGTGTCGGTGTAGCGATTGTAATTGAAGCACTTTTGAGACTTGATGAACATCCGAATACCGTCATCGGAGCAGGGAGCGTGCAAGAAGAGGTAGGACTGCGAGGTGCGAGGACGATGGCGGCAAGTGTGGAACCCGACCTCGCAATTGTGCTTGAGGGACCCCCCGCTGATGATACGCCAGGATTAAGCGTCGGCTCGACACAAGGGAAACTTGGCGGCGGTGTGCAAATTCGGATCATCGATTCTTCAATGATTGTCAATCCGAAGTTGGCAGATTTTGCGATCGAGACAGCAAAGCGACATGAGATACCGTACCAACTTGGTGTGCGTCAATCCGGTGGAACGGATGGCGGTGCCATCCATCAATCCGGTAGAGGTGTGCCGTCCGTTGTGCTCGGCGTGCCATCGCGTTATATCCATAGCCATGTCTCAATCATTAACATTGATGACTACACCGCAGCGTTGGACTTGACGATGCATCTTGCGAGCGAAATTGACGCATCTGCTTTGGAAGGATTTCTGTTCGGTTAG